ttttctattttctgattGTTTACCAGATCATGGAAGGTGTTCTATGATGATAAGGACAGGCCAAACCGTTACCTGCTAGCCAAAGAACAAATAAGCCGTCCTGATGCTGAAGAACTTGAGGTTAGTGGTTGCCAAATTTCTACGATTGAGTCACAAGAAGAGGTCCAACCTAAGTCATATGATCAATGCACATAGAATTCACAATTTTCCAGCATATTCTATATTTAGGTTTCTGACTCTCCTATTGCCTAGAAAATTTTCTGATAGAGTAGCAACTTTTTTGCTTCCTCTGATTTTGTATTAAAGACTCACTTGGCATCAGGGGAAAAGGGTTTTTAAAGAAACAACAAATCTATAAACAGATAGGCTCTAAAAGCTTCATATATGGTGGAAAGATCAGGTTGCTAATGGCTTTATAAATGCTATTGAAGCCagttttaaaatgttaaatgtAATTTAAGGATTTTCTTATGAATCTTTTGCAGATAATATTCGGAGATGTACAAGATAAGTCCGAGAAGGGCCCTTCCTTTTTTGGCCAAGCAGCGAGCATCTTTTCCTCTCTAAATCGATTCATGAAAGTGATTTCAAAGTAGTCTTTCGTCGTCCCTCTGTTTTGGTTGTATGTATCACAATTTTAACTCTAATCCAACAAGATTTGGTTTCCTTTATTTTTGTCttggttttctttcattttccttttcctttttctgctGAAACATGGAGGTTATGCCACACTTTTATCAGCATATGCCCTTACATTATAATACAAATGGGCTTGTTACAATATAGAACTATACTTTTTCAGTTCCTAACAAAAACATCTCCCGTTCAGTAATCTAAATCTCATCATACATATTCAACGGTTTGGATCTTTTATTCCACAGGTACCATTATGGTACTATAGCATTTTCCTAACACATAATAGAGAATTTCCACCCGCATGAGTGTGAGGCTCTTGCTAGGACCTTGTAGGGTGAGACTAAGCCTTTGCCTCTTTATATTCTATTCACATATGTGACTAACCCAACAATTGGTCTCATTCCAATGCCTTGATTCCAATTCATTAAAGCAAAGTTGAAGTAGAGTGAAATGAATCTCAACTTCACCTACCCTCATGGTAGGATCATTTCAGACTCTACGGATGATTGAATGCTTGAATCCCTTTGCTCCTTGTTTCTTCCACAGAGAACAATCATCATTAAGGGAAATTGTGCTCAGTGTAAACGTTCTCCATACCCTTTTGTTCCCACAGTACCAATTGTTTGGGGTGATTTTTGTGAACAATCCCCTTCTTTCTAGTCCTGGGGAAAGACCCTCCCATGCATAAGTTAGTTTTCTTGATAGCAAAACAAAGGGTTATTCATGTCAAGATGATTTGGATTCCTCATCTCCGAATAACAAGCATTTAAATGAgaaggaacaaagaaaaaagaaaagggaacaATGAACACAAAGGGAGAAGATAGTGTAATTCTCAAGTCAGTAAATCATATATATTGAATGATCCAATGCATCATAATAATTGGTGTGCGGACAAACATGTGGACAGAAGAAGCATCTGAAACTAGAGTGTGatcattaatcaaataacaaaaatacGGATATGGGACCAGCTCAAACATCCTCTTATTCAACAAACCGCAATATTGACACACACTCAAATCATCTCCAACATTTGCAGAGAATTCGCAGACAATTGGGTATCTCTTCTTCAAAAGTTCAAGACACAGgatccaagtttttttttttttttttttttttggttctttttttggataaatGGGTAAAACAAGATGATACAGAATTTCCGAGCCCTCACATAAAATCATAGTCATCGATATCATCATAAGCATTAACAACTACGTCGTCATCCGGCTTATCAACATGAAGTTGCTTCTTCTTTGCACCTGGACACAGCCACCAAAAGAGCAATTCAGAGTCACTTGTTAGTTTGCAATTCATAAGCCCTCATTCTAAACAGATTGTCCTAAGAAACGACTAAGAAATCTGCCACAGTTAATGAATCTTCCACAATTCTCAAACTGATCATTTGGCCCTTACTCAGCCAAAGTGCTTTGGGAAGGGCGGCAATTACAATAAAATACCCTTCTGATATACCATATTATAGTCATCAAACACTGAGGTTCAAAAGTTTTTTTCTCCAGAAGATTGGGCTTAGAACTAATCCTTGCCCAAGGGATTATGGTTATCATCAGAAAACAAAATGTAGTATCTCACTTCACTCCACAATCCACATATACATAGCAAAATTGTCCATATCAATGCAAAAACCATTGATGTAATCCAGTCATAActagaaattgatttttcactCTCCCAATGGTTCTCACACTCGCCACCAGTCCATGCCCTTAATCACATTGGCATATCAAATGGctgcctttttcctttttgtaaaagCATGAGATAAATTACCTCAAGTAAATAATTTTACAGATCAACaaaatttgttcaaaattttccattataTTATGAAATAAGGGAATGTTTTGAGGTCTtcttcaaaaacagtttttgataacagttcttaaaaacaattttgaattgtttttaagaatgaaatctgtttttttcctcaaaacaaattttaattgtttttaagaataaaattctgtttggaaattcaaatatgaaaaatagtttttccgACTTATTCTCCAAGAAGGTACTATGTGCTTATGTACGATATAGAAGTTTACAAAGTtattcatgtcttcattcattgCTGAGATCATTCTAcaaaaaacaactgaaaacacttaaaatttgttctaaaaaacaactcatttttagaacaaattctcagaaaactgttttctgttttgCTAACCATGTTTTGCGAGTTATACAACTGTTTCATGTTCTAAAGAACAGAAGagagtgttttcaaaaacaattgcCAAACATGGCCTAAAATCCTCATGTTTTGTTTTGGGTCCAGTTTAAAGAATGTGAAGTGtccaaattttataataaaacctgTTACTGATCGGCTATGATATGTGGCCTTGTTACTGTGCTACAAAAGTGACCATGTGAAACCCGTGCTCTCAATTATTCTGCCACACTACTATCATGGTATGACAAAATTTactaattatattaatttttttttactttaattttgacCCCagcaaaagaaggaaaaaagaaacaaaaggcaaacaacaagaaacaaaagattCCTCTTAATCACACCACTTCCTGCATGGAAGAGAGGATGTTCCCATAAGAAGCCAGCATGAGATgataaacaaaaatagaaacagGATGATAAAAAGTGTTAATTAGTATTTACTGTCTTAAATATAGGTGAGATGGCTTTGTGTGCATGCATAAATTTTCTACACTAATGATTGACAATACATAAGgaattttccaaaccaaaaaattataaataacgGTTAAAATTAGCCATCACATGTGTTGGAGGTATCATAATATAAACAGGGgcttatacttttttttaaaaatcttatacgTGATATAATCTGCACCTCTGTTTTGGGGCAAACAAATTTACAAATAAGGTTATGGGTAACCTTGATGgctttttataacatttataaatcTTGTTACCTATCTCTGCATTTAAAGGaggttttgattttattttatttttaaagggattaAACAATCACCTCTAGAACATAAATTTGCAAGACAGCAATACTTTCTACTCAAATAAGAAGAGGCATATCAACAGATACAtaccaattttctttttaccaGTATTGGCTTCCTTTTCCGCTTTCAGCTTCTCATTTGCAATTGCTGTGACAGATGAGGCTATTTCTTTTGCATCAGCTGCTTTTAAGGAAGTCATTGACAGTCTCATTACAGCCTTGAGCAATCCAATATAGTGGAAACTTTTCTGCATTATGAAGCATAAATCATAGCCATGTCATAATTCTGTCCAGCTGTATCACCAAACACCAGATAATCAAACATATCAAACACACCTCATACGATCGCAGCTTATGAGAAATGAGCTCCGCATATTCTACGAAGTCACTTTCAGATTTAGGAATGAAATTATCAAGAGTCTTCTCATCACCTCTCTTAGCAAACAATTCTGTCGTGGATTTATAATCCGCTTCCTCAATAAGCCTGTTAcaggacccaaaaaaaaattatcattattaaacCAAAACATTTCTGAAGGATTGCTCATCCTCCACTGTACTCCTTTCTCCATTCataatatttcctttttctctcttcaaGGAGGGAAAAAGACTTTTATAAACCCATGTGTCAAAAATCATCTAACAAGTTCAACACATTTCATTCTAGTTCCCCATGGTCAACTCACAACTCCTCAATTAATACCATCTAATATCAAATCAACTAGTTTAAACAACATTTGACATATTTTCCATACTGGTGCAGTAGAAAGAATAAGACATCATCATCATTCAAATGGTATGGAGCATTTTCATTGATCTAATATCTAAAACAAACCTCCTTTAATGTGAGAAAATATACCCAAACCTTGTCCACCATTCATAATGGAATACTGCACAAGATATGCATACAGGTCACTAACTTACCAACCAAATCTCACATATGTGAGTAACCTCTGTACTATGCACCAGATTCTCTACACCAGTGGTTTCCCAGACAAAATGCATAAATATACAACTACACAAGTTTATACTGAATGTTTCTAAGTTCCAAAAGGACTAcaggaagaaagaagaaacgAGTTCTAATATCACCTTATTGATGACAAGAAGATTCGTATTTTAGGTCTCTTTTATAGATTGAAGAAAAGGATAAATGTCAGTACACAAACAAGGAGCCCTACACCTTATCCCATTACATCCTACCCATGCCCCCACTCCTTTTTGGGCTGAGGGTGTAGATATCTGGAGGTGAGTGTCTTCATGTGGAGTCAAATGCTCAACCTTTTATGAAGGTCAAGCTCAGTAATCAAGTTAACATTCATAACTCAAAAGGCTCGAGGCCCAGTTGTAGTCTACCGATGGGACGTGGGGGCAGACAAGCTGGTAGGGGCGCCCTTTGGATCATCTTCGGAGCCTTGACGGGTTGTCAGATAGGCCCCATGGAGGACTGCAGCTTTTGGGTGGGCCCTCTAAGCCAGGCCCAGCAAAGGACCCACGGTGTACTAATCTGGTTTCTGGGCCCTCTGGGCCAGATCCAGTTTTGTCTACCTCAATTGAGGCTGGGTTGCTTATTTTTGGGCTGACAACTGTGAAGGACCCTGGGTGGGCCAAGGCAAAGGAGTCCTTTGTGGCGCCTGGGTCGGATGTTTGCAGAGGCCCACCCCAGCCCAAGTTGGTGTGGCCCGCCCCTTGGTTTTGTCTGGCCCAAGCTCATTGAGGGGTCCAGACCCTGGAATCTCTATTATCCCGGTGAAGGATGGCCTACGGAAGCAAATTGAGGAAGAGCGCCATTCTGAGGAGAGATCGAAGACTGACCTTGCACTAATTGAGGAAGCATTGAGGTATGGGAACACTTTTAATGGAATGTTGGCTTCTGGGTtctcttctccctttttttttttccgatcAGACTCCAATGGGGGAGTATTACGACTTTTCTAGGGCTGGTTGGGAGAAAGTCTAGGGGGAAACCCCGCTTCGCTTGGTCAATGCTCCGGGGGCTACAGAGGATGAGACCGTTACTCGTTGGGAGTTGATGGAGGTTAACAATGGCAGCAATGAAGAAAGTAGAGAGGAGTTGTGCTTAGTTCAAACTATGCCACAAGAAGTAAAAGGTTGGGAGGAGGTCAGTTGGGAGGAAAGCGATCTAGCTAGGTTCAGTAAATTCTTGAGGTTTCTGACAGAGGGATTGGAGAAagacattttggattttttggttaaaatcagAAAGAGAAGGGAGAGAGCTCATAGCAAAACTCTTATAGAGAAATCCAAATTCGAAAGGGAATTAAAAAGACTAGAGTGCTCCATTACCTatgagggggaggggggggggggagcaGAAATGTggtatgcaaggaagagggtGTCAAATTATGGAAGTCCAATGAAGTTAAGGCTTTTGAGTTGGAATGTGCGTGAAGCTAACGATAGCTCTAAAAGAAAGGTGATTAAGGCCTTGATTAGAAGTCAGAGGGTGGACTTGTTCTGTCTTCAGGAGACGAAAATTCAGGCAATGTCAGAGGGTGTGGTGAGGAGTTTGTGCACTGGTAGATTTCTAGACTGGGGTGCCCTGGATGCTTATGGCTCTGCGGGAGGGATATTGATCTGTTGGGATAAAAGGACCCTGGATGTGCTTGAGATGGAGGTGGGACACTTCTCAACTTCCTGTAGGCTTAGGAATGTGGAAGATGGGCTAGTTTGGATTTTCACAGGTGTGTACGGGCCTTTCTCTAGAGAGGATAGGGATTGTTTGTGGGAGGCGTTAGGGGCAATCAGAGGCATTTAGGATGATCCCTAGTGTTTAGGGGGTGACT
Above is a genomic segment from Vitis riparia cultivar Riparia Gloire de Montpellier isolate 1030 chromosome 14, EGFV_Vit.rip_1.0, whole genome shotgun sequence containing:
- the LOC117930826 gene encoding eukaryotic translation initiation factor 3 subunit J-like — protein: MEDWEDEPITPLGKKEEPKNKWDDEDLDDDNVKESWEDEDDPAPAPVIQPPAEKPPKKPVEKATEKKGKAVEAVTEVTLDPVAEKIRQQRLIEEADYKSTTELFAKRGDEKTLDNFIPKSESDFVEYAELISHKLRSYEKSFHYIGLLKAVMRLSMTSLKAADAKEIASSVTAIANEKLKAEKEANTGKKKIGAKKKQLHVDKPDDDVVVNAYDDIDDYDFM